The following coding sequences lie in one Tichowtungia aerotolerans genomic window:
- the hisA gene encoding 1-(5-phosphoribosyl)-5-[(5-phosphoribosylamino)methylideneamino]imidazole-4-carboxamide isomerase produces the protein MITIIPAIDLKDGKCVRLKQGVASDETVYSDSPSEMAKHWQKEGGEFLHVVDLDGAFDGKPVHFEELKAICKTVHIPVEIGGGIRTDEDIENLLATGVSRVILGTRACEHPEELTRLVEKFGGDKIAVGIDARDGKVQTKGWVETTDVNAVDLAKKVDAAGVGTIIYTDTSRDGMMDGVNAFEMGKICSAVKCDVVASGGVSNVEDIKRLVALNCDNLTGAIVGKALYEETVTVRQLKKAAK, from the coding sequence ATGATTACAATTATCCCGGCAATCGATTTGAAAGACGGCAAGTGTGTTCGGCTGAAGCAGGGCGTTGCGTCTGATGAAACCGTCTATTCGGATTCTCCGTCCGAAATGGCCAAGCACTGGCAGAAAGAAGGCGGGGAGTTCCTGCATGTGGTTGATCTGGACGGTGCATTTGACGGCAAGCCCGTGCATTTCGAGGAATTGAAGGCTATTTGCAAGACCGTCCATATTCCGGTTGAGATCGGTGGGGGAATTCGTACGGACGAAGATATCGAGAATCTGCTGGCGACCGGCGTGAGCCGGGTCATCCTTGGAACCCGCGCCTGCGAGCATCCGGAAGAACTGACGCGGCTGGTTGAAAAATTCGGCGGAGATAAAATCGCGGTCGGTATCGACGCGCGCGACGGTAAAGTGCAGACCAAGGGCTGGGTGGAAACCACCGATGTTAATGCGGTGGATCTGGCCAAAAAGGTCGACGCCGCGGGAGTCGGCACCATTATTTATACAGATACCAGCCGTGACGGCATGATGGACGGCGTGAATGCCTTTGAAATGGGAAAGATCTGTTCGGCGGTAAAATGCGACGTCGTCGCCTCCGGGGGCGTTTCGAACGTTGAAGACATCAAACGACTGGTGGCGCTCAACTGCGATAATTTGACCGGCGCGATCGTTGGAAAAGCGCTGTATGAGGAGACCGTGACGGTGCGTCAGCTCAAAAAAGCTGCAAAATAG
- a CDS encoding GNAT family N-acetyltransferase translates to MGDAIEINVRIATIDDLSAIFHLGERVFTSQGFSNLYRTWDEYEVTHLFNSETEHVLVAETDDETVVGFAMGTVIDKARSAWSYGHLLWLGVEPKCARQGIAGQLFDRFREIMDAEGVRMLMVDTQADNDPAIRFFTQKGFENPTEHVYLTLNLDKEG, encoded by the coding sequence ATGGGGGACGCGATAGAGATAAATGTTCGAATTGCGACGATTGATGATCTGAGCGCTATTTTCCATCTGGGCGAAAGGGTGTTTACCTCTCAGGGTTTTTCTAACTTGTACCGGACATGGGATGAATATGAGGTGACCCATCTGTTCAACAGTGAAACCGAGCATGTTCTGGTGGCAGAAACGGATGATGAAACGGTGGTCGGGTTTGCAATGGGAACTGTTATTGATAAGGCGCGTTCTGCGTGGAGTTATGGGCACCTGCTGTGGCTTGGGGTTGAGCCGAAGTGTGCGCGGCAGGGAATTGCCGGGCAGCTTTTTGATCGTTTCCGTGAAATTATGGACGCGGAAGGCGTTCGGATGTTGATGGTTGATACGCAGGCAGATAACGATCCGGCAATCCGGTTTTTCACTCAAAAAGGTTTTGAAAATCCAACGGAACACGTCTATCTGACGTTAAATCTCGATAAGGAAGGCTGA
- the hisH gene encoding imidazole glycerol phosphate synthase subunit HisH, translating into MSKIGIIDYGMGNLGSVTNACKFLELDAQIVTVPKQFDDCRAIILPGVGAFGDCMAHLVEHNFVDAIRGWIDSGKPFMGICLGLQALFQSSEESPGVEGLGIFEGTVKRFDIAPELKVPQIGWNAVTQALPDCPMFNGIDDRAYFYFVHSFYVAPDEASIVAGQTNYGIEYCSAVWKDNVFAAQFHPEKSQAAGLQMFRNFGAQSC; encoded by the coding sequence ATGAGCAAAATTGGAATCATAGATTACGGCATGGGAAACCTGGGAAGCGTGACCAATGCCTGTAAATTTCTGGAGCTGGACGCACAGATTGTGACGGTTCCGAAGCAGTTTGATGACTGCCGGGCAATTATTCTGCCCGGAGTCGGCGCATTCGGCGACTGCATGGCGCATCTCGTCGAGCATAACTTTGTTGATGCCATTCGCGGTTGGATTGATTCCGGCAAACCGTTTATGGGAATCTGCCTCGGCCTGCAGGCGCTTTTCCAAAGCTCAGAAGAATCGCCGGGCGTCGAGGGACTCGGGATTTTTGAAGGAACCGTAAAACGCTTCGACATAGCGCCGGAACTCAAAGTTCCGCAGATCGGCTGGAATGCGGTGACGCAGGCGCTGCCGGACTGCCCGATGTTTAACGGCATCGATGACCGCGCCTATTTTTATTTCGTGCACTCATTTTATGTGGCACCCGACGAAGCCTCCATTGTCGCGGGGCAGACAAATTATGGGATCGAATATTGCTCGGCGGTCTGGAAAGACAATGTTTTCGCCGCGCAGTTTCACCCAGAAAAAAGCCAGGCGGCCGGCCTGCAGATGTTTCGAAACTTCGGAGCGCAAAGCTGCTGA
- a CDS encoding M20 family metallopeptidase codes for MELRTNRSRLHTLFRDMVDLYSPSGKEEELSDLLKERLQASGLSVVRQSVDETRDNLLISSGTGIPDQLFLGHIDTVPAYDIEHYGFIEKEGLVHGLGTADMKSGCAAMIEAFLSTAEQGTLPDNVLLALVVGEEEAGDGTQALLQSRSFQTAIVAEPTDLKPCMAHYGYVELIIRAFGYRRHAAMSGRDTNAIHAMLRFLIQLEDRIESSEPETVLNIRDLHSSESGFAVPDRCAAAIDLHIPPGIRSCAYAEALRTFIDRALTGSRASKYDVEFPTLADGYEMARESALAQELKRIFQTLEMNWEPAAFKSHSDANLLRDAGCLSVILGPGQLAKAHTRDESVDFEQVVTAAEIYTRLLNNS; via the coding sequence ATGGAGTTACGGACGAACCGTTCTCGTTTGCATACTCTTTTCAGAGATATGGTCGATTTGTACAGTCCGTCTGGCAAAGAGGAGGAGTTGAGCGATCTTCTCAAAGAACGCCTTCAGGCGAGTGGCTTGTCCGTGGTGAGGCAGTCAGTTGACGAAACCCGAGATAATCTGCTTATTTCTTCGGGGACCGGAATTCCTGATCAGCTTTTTCTTGGACATATCGATACCGTTCCTGCTTATGATATTGAACATTATGGGTTTATAGAGAAAGAAGGGCTGGTTCACGGCCTGGGAACAGCCGATATGAAAAGCGGCTGCGCCGCGATGATTGAGGCGTTTCTGAGTACAGCGGAGCAGGGGACTCTGCCGGATAATGTGCTGCTGGCCTTGGTGGTTGGAGAGGAGGAGGCCGGTGATGGCACACAGGCCTTACTGCAGTCGCGGTCATTTCAGACCGCTATCGTGGCCGAGCCGACCGATTTGAAACCCTGTATGGCGCATTATGGTTATGTGGAGCTGATCATACGCGCTTTTGGGTATCGACGCCACGCTGCGATGTCCGGTCGCGACACCAACGCGATTCACGCCATGCTGCGTTTTCTGATCCAGCTCGAAGATCGAATTGAAAGCAGTGAGCCCGAAACCGTGCTGAACATTCGCGATTTGCACAGTTCAGAGTCAGGGTTTGCTGTTCCGGACCGTTGCGCTGCCGCAATAGACCTTCATATTCCTCCGGGGATTCGTTCCTGTGCCTACGCGGAGGCCTTGCGCACATTTATCGATAGGGCACTGACCGGAAGCCGTGCCTCAAAATATGACGTTGAGTTTCCGACGCTGGCAGATGGTTATGAGATGGCGCGGGAATCTGCTTTGGCGCAGGAATTGAAACGAATTTTCCAAACCTTGGAAATGAATTGGGAGCCTGCTGCATTCAAAAGTCATTCGGATGCCAATTTGCTGCGAGATGCGGGATGTTTGTCGGTGATTTTGGGCCCGGGACAGCTTGCCAAAGCGCATACTCGTGATGAATCGGTCGATTTTGAACAGGTTGTCACTGCTGCGGAAATTTATACCCGGCTGCTAAACAACTCCTGA
- a CDS encoding cupin domain-containing protein, whose product MLMRVAMNLLEKIPESASQELLTELLNADGVRIERIVSFGQCSPDGFWYDQDDHEWVLLVEGSATLGFENGPGLNLKPGDFVNIPAGQRHRVEKTDLSGRTVWLAVFYENKLK is encoded by the coding sequence ATGTTAATGCGTGTAGCGATGAATTTACTGGAAAAGATCCCGGAGAGTGCGTCGCAAGAGCTTTTGACAGAGCTGTTGAATGCAGACGGTGTCCGCATTGAGCGGATTGTGTCCTTTGGTCAGTGTTCGCCGGATGGGTTTTGGTACGATCAGGACGACCATGAATGGGTATTGCTTGTTGAGGGCTCTGCAACACTCGGGTTTGAGAACGGCCCGGGCCTCAATTTGAAACCGGGCGATTTTGTGAATATCCCGGCCGGACAGCGGCATCGGGTTGAAAAAACGGACTTAAGCGGCCGGACGGTCTGGCTGGCTGTTTTTTATGAAAACAAACTTAAATAA
- a CDS encoding tRNA uridine-5-carboxymethylaminomethyl modification enzyme MnmG/GidA, which translates to MKNQYDVIVVGGGHAGCEAALAAARMGTKTCLLSIDKSYIARMSCNPSIGGIAKSHITCELDALGGEQARNTDFTAIQLRTINTRKGPAVQAHRAQCDKALYPARMQAVLAGQPNLDIIEAEATGIWTENGQLRGVFLNGNEQLAAKTVVLTAGTFMRGRVMIGQEVVYEGRWGEKSADDISSSLESLGFELGRMKTGTPPRIHKDSIDLSNMQIQPGDEPPPFFSRTARRLFHVEQSESNAGDVPRGTLDLLGHTPISSSENAMGAQEQPPERCSTWNKWASELFARGANAFDRDFLLSARLPQIPCWLTHTNERTHQIIADNLRKSSLYSGLVEGTGVRYCPSIEDKIVKFPQRTAHHVFIEPEGRNNIRIYPNGTSNSLPEDIQIQMVQSIPGLENAAFIRPGYAIEYDYAPPTQLFHTLETKQIENLFFAGQINGTTGYEEAAGQGFIAGINAARRAMGETAFVLDRTEAYIGVLIDDLVTKGTDEPYRMFTSRAEHRLTLRQDNVHFRLFDRAKELGIVSQSDLTETAAKKKQIDTEIARLEKTFHDGSSLAQTLRRPGNNYAGLPGEKPDLPPDVIEQVEVSVKYEGYIKREQGRIASSRSLEKMRIPKHLDYDAITALRFESREKLKKILPETLGQASRISGVNPADISILSVWIKANR; encoded by the coding sequence ATGAAAAACCAATATGACGTCATTGTGGTCGGCGGCGGACACGCCGGATGTGAAGCGGCACTGGCCGCTGCGCGAATGGGAACCAAAACATGCCTGCTAAGTATAGACAAGTCTTACATTGCCCGCATGAGCTGCAATCCCTCCATCGGAGGAATTGCTAAATCACACATCACCTGCGAGTTAGACGCTCTAGGAGGCGAACAGGCCCGCAACACGGACTTCACCGCCATCCAGCTTCGAACCATCAATACCCGCAAGGGTCCGGCCGTTCAGGCACATCGGGCACAATGCGACAAAGCCCTCTACCCCGCCCGCATGCAGGCCGTTCTTGCCGGGCAGCCGAACCTCGACATTATCGAGGCTGAGGCCACCGGCATCTGGACCGAAAACGGACAGCTGCGCGGAGTCTTCCTGAACGGCAACGAACAGCTGGCCGCAAAGACCGTGGTGCTGACCGCCGGCACCTTTATGCGCGGACGGGTCATGATCGGCCAGGAAGTCGTCTACGAAGGCCGCTGGGGGGAAAAATCCGCAGATGATATATCATCGTCTCTGGAATCGCTGGGATTCGAACTGGGCCGGATGAAAACCGGCACCCCACCCCGAATTCACAAGGACTCCATCGATCTTTCAAACATGCAGATTCAGCCGGGAGACGAGCCGCCGCCGTTTTTTTCCCGCACCGCCCGCCGGCTGTTCCACGTGGAACAATCTGAAAGCAATGCCGGGGATGTTCCACGTGGAACATTGGATCTGCTGGGCCACACGCCCATTTCATCCTCAGAAAACGCGATGGGCGCCCAGGAGCAGCCCCCGGAGCGGTGTTCCACGTGGAACAAATGGGCGTCCGAGCTGTTTGCCCGCGGCGCAAACGCATTTGACCGGGACTTTCTGCTCTCCGCGCGCTTGCCGCAGATCCCATGCTGGTTGACCCACACAAACGAACGGACACACCAGATTATCGCCGACAATCTCAGGAAAAGCTCCCTGTACAGCGGACTGGTTGAGGGAACAGGTGTGCGCTACTGCCCTTCCATCGAAGATAAAATCGTCAAATTCCCACAGCGAACCGCACATCACGTCTTTATTGAACCCGAAGGACGCAACAATATCCGCATTTATCCAAACGGAACCTCCAACAGCCTCCCGGAGGATATACAGATCCAGATGGTTCAATCCATTCCCGGCCTGGAAAACGCGGCGTTTATTCGTCCCGGATACGCCATTGAGTATGATTATGCGCCGCCGACCCAGCTTTTCCACACCCTGGAAACCAAACAGATTGAAAATCTCTTCTTTGCCGGCCAAATCAACGGAACAACCGGTTATGAGGAAGCCGCCGGACAGGGATTTATTGCCGGAATCAACGCGGCAAGGCGCGCTATGGGCGAAACGGCCTTTGTGTTAGACCGTACAGAAGCATATATCGGGGTTTTAATCGACGACCTGGTTACCAAAGGAACCGATGAACCGTACCGCATGTTTACCTCCCGCGCCGAACACCGGCTGACTCTCCGGCAGGACAACGTACATTTCCGCCTGTTTGATCGCGCCAAAGAGCTGGGCATTGTTTCACAGTCCGATCTGACCGAAACTGCAGCGAAAAAGAAACAGATTGATACTGAAATCGCCCGGTTGGAAAAAACATTCCACGACGGCTCCTCCCTGGCTCAGACATTACGCCGCCCGGGCAATAATTATGCCGGACTTCCCGGCGAGAAACCGGACCTGCCGCCGGATGTTATCGAGCAAGTCGAAGTCTCCGTGAAATATGAGGGCTACATCAAACGGGAGCAGGGGCGCATTGCCAGCTCCCGGTCTTTGGAAAAAATGCGCATTCCAAAGCATCTCGACTACGATGCAATTACAGCCCTGCGTTTTGAATCTCGCGAAAAGCTCAAGAAGATCCTTCCTGAAACCCTCGGTCAGGCCTCGCGCATATCCGGCGTAAACCCGGCCGATATTTCCATCCTGTCCGTCTGGATCAAGGCAAATCGATAA
- a CDS encoding NAD-dependent DNA ligase encodes MLRHVLFFLTMLYLACAAAPPAAEQQAQNLNAILRQADEAYYNKHESLMSDAAYDALREQYDRLITDYPELAKAPSVGAPPSSQDRIAHHSPVLSLQKAYSGEFVSGFLETCGHQHLYCVEPKLDGLTIVLRYHDGLLTRALTRGDGTAGTDVTAAVLASGAVPSALNNAPSRLEVRGEAFLPLPAFEKLNKRRKTCGKPPLKSPRNTAAGTLQMNDYVEIARRGLQIRIFELLASDTEPSTHTEALRQINALGLPVIESRTVPAADVPASIDLLNEQRPSFPFLTDGIVIRIDDRSVFKQLGRTAHHPRGALARKYRETPKETRLLNVEWTRGESGRLTPVAVFEPVEIDGATIQRASLHNQNYLRAMNLMIGDQIRVIRAGGSVPEVVSCNLSARTGSESEIPDPPKK; translated from the coding sequence ATGTTACGTCATGTGCTGTTTTTTCTGACAATGCTCTACCTTGCCTGTGCGGCGGCCCCGCCGGCCGCAGAACAACAGGCTCAGAATCTGAACGCAATCCTGCGTCAGGCAGACGAGGCGTACTATAATAAACACGAGTCGCTGATGAGCGATGCCGCGTACGACGCTCTCCGCGAACAATATGACCGGCTGATTACCGACTATCCCGAGCTGGCAAAAGCGCCCAGCGTCGGCGCCCCGCCGTCTTCGCAAGACCGCATCGCCCACCATTCTCCTGTTCTCAGCCTGCAGAAAGCCTATTCGGGTGAGTTTGTTTCCGGTTTTTTGGAAACATGCGGCCACCAGCATCTCTATTGTGTGGAGCCGAAACTGGACGGCCTGACGATTGTTCTTCGCTATCACGACGGATTACTCACGCGGGCCCTCACCCGCGGCGACGGAACAGCAGGAACAGATGTCACCGCCGCGGTTCTCGCCTCGGGCGCCGTTCCCTCTGCATTAAACAATGCTCCTTCCCGGCTGGAAGTCCGCGGCGAAGCTTTTTTGCCGCTGCCCGCTTTTGAAAAACTCAACAAACGCCGGAAAACCTGTGGCAAACCGCCACTGAAAAGTCCACGCAACACCGCGGCCGGAACATTGCAAATGAATGATTATGTCGAAATTGCCCGGCGCGGCCTTCAAATCCGGATTTTCGAACTGCTTGCTTCCGACACAGAACCGTCAACGCATACAGAGGCCCTCAGGCAGATCAACGCTCTCGGCCTCCCCGTCATTGAAAGCCGAACGGTTCCCGCGGCCGATGTTCCTGCCTCCATCGACCTACTGAATGAGCAACGCCCCTCCTTTCCTTTTTTGACAGACGGAATCGTCATACGCATCGATGACCGTTCCGTGTTTAAGCAGCTCGGCCGCACTGCGCACCATCCGCGCGGCGCTCTGGCCCGAAAATACAGAGAAACGCCAAAAGAAACACGCCTGCTCAACGTGGAATGGACACGCGGAGAAAGCGGCAGACTGACGCCGGTTGCCGTTTTTGAACCGGTCGAAATCGACGGGGCGACCATTCAGCGTGCTTCGCTTCATAACCAGAATTACCTCCGGGCCATGAACCTGATGATTGGCGACCAAATTCGCGTCATCCGCGCCGGCGGAAGCGTTCCGGAAGTGGTCAGCTGCAACCTTTCTGCGCGAACCGGCAGCGAATCTGAAATCCCCGACCCGCCAAAAAAATAA
- a CDS encoding 5'-nucleotidase, lipoprotein e(P4) family, translating to MTKQLIRFLLVCGAISFAENVRTEESLNGVLWMQTSAEYRVSTVQAFRTASVRVQQALRDRSITAALEQPADYQDLPPAVIVDVDETVLDNSPFQARLIEAGQEFSPALWQNWVQEAQAKAVPGAKDFIEFLKGQGIALFYVTNRELKEPTLKNIRAVLDPDTEADHVLCKYEQPEWGSDKTPRRALIAETHRVILLIGDDYNDFTALGKTDAVERALLAEKYQANWGTRWIMISNPLYGNWERALYNYNYRLPRQEKTAQKRRQLQTIKSLEKD from the coding sequence ATGACTAAACAACTGATCCGTTTCCTGCTGGTCTGCGGAGCAATCAGCTTTGCAGAAAATGTACGCACAGAGGAATCACTCAACGGTGTCCTTTGGATGCAAACCTCTGCCGAATATCGGGTTTCAACGGTTCAGGCTTTCCGAACAGCATCCGTGCGGGTTCAGCAAGCATTGCGAGACCGTTCCATTACCGCCGCACTGGAACAACCTGCTGATTACCAAGATCTTCCGCCCGCAGTAATTGTAGATGTTGATGAAACCGTCCTGGATAATTCCCCATTTCAGGCCCGTCTGATAGAAGCCGGGCAGGAATTTTCTCCCGCGCTGTGGCAAAACTGGGTCCAGGAAGCTCAGGCAAAAGCGGTTCCCGGAGCAAAAGATTTTATCGAGTTCCTTAAAGGGCAGGGGATTGCTCTTTTTTATGTAACAAACCGTGAACTGAAAGAGCCTACCCTTAAAAATATTCGCGCGGTTCTCGACCCGGATACCGAAGCTGATCACGTCCTGTGCAAATATGAACAACCGGAGTGGGGCTCAGACAAAACACCGCGGCGCGCACTGATTGCTGAAACTCATCGAGTTATTTTACTGATCGGCGATGACTACAATGACTTTACCGCTTTAGGAAAAACCGATGCAGTCGAACGTGCTCTTCTGGCAGAAAAATATCAGGCAAACTGGGGTACACGCTGGATTATGATCAGCAATCCGCTCTACGGAAACTGGGAACGAGCTCTCTATAATTACAACTATCGTCTACCCCGGCAGGAGAAAACCGCCCAAAAACGCCGTCAGCTGCAAACCATCAAGTCCCTCGAAAAAGACTAA
- the trhA gene encoding PAQR family membrane homeostasis protein TrhA: protein MKKYEKPLKTDERHETPAEHIANAITHGLGFGLSVACLVLLVVFASLRRGVWEVVSCSIYGATLVILYLASTLYHSIHMPRVRRVLNIIDHAAIYLLIAGTYTPYLLVPLRGTFGWSLFGVVWGIAAVGIVFQALFISRFKILSTLSYVAMGWMVVATIVPLLKALPVMGIVWLATGGLCYTLGVVFYVWQRLRFAHAIWHLFVLAGSICHFFGILFFVAT, encoded by the coding sequence ATGAAAAAATACGAAAAACCGTTAAAAACGGATGAAAGGCATGAAACTCCTGCGGAGCATATTGCCAATGCGATTACGCATGGCTTGGGGTTTGGGCTGAGTGTCGCCTGTCTGGTTCTGCTGGTGGTCTTTGCAAGCTTGCGGCGCGGAGTCTGGGAGGTTGTCAGTTGCTCAATCTACGGTGCAACACTGGTGATTTTATATCTGGCATCAACACTCTATCACAGCATTCACATGCCGCGTGTCCGGCGGGTCTTGAATATTATTGATCATGCTGCGATTTACCTGCTGATTGCCGGAACGTATACGCCATATCTGCTGGTTCCACTGCGCGGAACGTTTGGGTGGAGCCTGTTCGGAGTGGTTTGGGGGATTGCCGCTGTCGGAATCGTGTTCCAGGCTTTGTTTATCAGTCGTTTTAAGATCCTGTCGACCTTGAGTTATGTGGCCATGGGCTGGATGGTGGTGGCCACGATAGTTCCGTTGCTGAAGGCGCTTCCGGTGATGGGGATTGTCTGGCTGGCGACTGGAGGACTGTGTTATACGCTGGGCGTTGTTTTTTATGTTTGGCAGCGGCTCAGGTTTGCTCATGCTATCTGGCACCTGTTTGTGTTGGCAGGCAGTATCTGCCATTTTTTCGGCATTCTGTTTTTTGTGGCAACTTAG
- a CDS encoding radical SAM protein produces the protein MKTNYKYLFGPVPSRRLGRSLGIDVTPFKTCSLDCIFCQCGCTTYHITERSEFVPFEDVCTELEQWLAQDGCADYITFAGSGEPTLYSRLGELIAFIKEKTEIPVIVLSNGTLFHRSDVCKETALADIVKVSLSAWNEPSFQKINRPASGLSFADLLAGERNFRNCFNGQLWLEVFLMEGINSKPEQVQQIAELAREIEPDTIHLNTAVRPPAETGVMPVSEKVLCSFCPLFTPPAEIIASFGTVSSANEKEVHAETLAALIHRHPATATQLAAISGSDEEGIRAALAPLVEQNQLQIEVRNGEDWYK, from the coding sequence ATGAAAACAAATTATAAATATCTGTTCGGACCGGTTCCTTCACGACGGCTGGGGCGTTCGCTTGGCATCGATGTGACACCGTTTAAAACCTGCTCGCTGGATTGTATTTTCTGCCAGTGCGGCTGCACAACGTACCACATCACCGAACGCAGTGAGTTTGTGCCGTTCGAAGACGTCTGTACAGAACTGGAGCAATGGCTGGCACAGGATGGATGTGCTGATTACATCACGTTTGCCGGTTCCGGCGAACCGACACTCTACAGCCGGCTCGGAGAACTGATTGCTTTTATTAAGGAAAAAACCGAAATTCCGGTGATTGTTCTTTCCAACGGGACATTATTCCACCGCTCGGATGTCTGTAAAGAAACCGCTCTGGCCGATATTGTCAAAGTCAGCCTGAGCGCATGGAACGAACCGTCGTTTCAAAAAATCAACCGCCCGGCCTCCGGGCTTTCCTTTGCGGACCTGCTCGCCGGCGAACGAAACTTCCGAAACTGTTTTAATGGGCAGCTCTGGCTGGAAGTCTTCCTGATGGAAGGCATCAATTCGAAACCCGAACAGGTGCAGCAGATCGCAGAGCTTGCCAGGGAGATTGAGCCGGATACAATTCATCTCAATACAGCTGTTCGCCCACCTGCTGAAACCGGTGTAATGCCTGTCTCTGAAAAAGTCCTGTGTTCATTCTGTCCCTTATTTACACCTCCGGCAGAGATCATTGCATCGTTCGGCACGGTCTCCTCAGCCAACGAAAAAGAGGTTCATGCCGAAACACTGGCCGCATTGATTCACCGCCATCCGGCAACCGCGACACAACTGGCCGCCATTTCCGGCTCAGATGAAGAAGGAATCCGTGCGGCTCTGGCACCCTTAGTGGAGCAAAACCAGCTTCAGATTGAGGTGCGCAACGGAGAAGACTGGTATAAGTGA
- the prfA gene encoding peptide chain release factor 1, translating to MIDQAYLDNLHVRISELETEMSQPGVASDQQKMQMLMRDYMHQKNVAAAAGIFLALQDTISESRELLADTDTDAELKEMAEMELTEAEEKLPAAEKAVMVALLPPEPSDSKNVIIEIRAGTGGDEAAIFAGDLFRMYSRYAETNGLKLSLMDVSPSEVGGYKEVVFSVEGEDVYKRLKYESGTHRVQRVPETETQGRIHTSAATVAVLAEVEDVDIEIKNEDLKIDTYRASGAGGQHVNTTDSAIRITHIPTGTVVQCQDERSQHKNKAAAMRVLRAKIYEQQQAAIEAEQAETRRSQVGSGDRSEKIRTYNYPQNRLTDHRINLTLYKLDRVMDGDLDEIFTALYEHDVELKIKAQTKSI from the coding sequence ATGATTGATCAAGCCTATCTCGATAATTTGCATGTCCGCATTTCCGAGCTCGAAACGGAAATGTCGCAGCCGGGTGTGGCATCGGATCAGCAGAAAATGCAGATGCTGATGCGCGACTACATGCATCAGAAAAACGTTGCCGCCGCCGCCGGGATCTTTCTGGCCCTGCAGGATACAATCTCTGAAAGCCGCGAATTACTGGCAGATACAGACACCGATGCAGAGCTGAAGGAAATGGCGGAAATGGAGCTGACCGAGGCAGAAGAAAAGCTTCCTGCCGCTGAAAAAGCCGTGATGGTCGCCCTGCTTCCTCCGGAACCGTCTGATTCCAAAAACGTTATCATCGAAATCCGCGCGGGCACCGGCGGAGATGAAGCTGCGATTTTTGCCGGCGACCTGTTCCGCATGTACAGCCGCTATGCGGAAACCAACGGACTGAAACTCTCATTAATGGACGTCAGTCCGTCAGAAGTCGGCGGCTATAAAGAAGTCGTGTTCTCTGTAGAAGGCGAAGACGTCTATAAACGCCTGAAGTATGAAAGCGGAACCCACCGCGTCCAGCGCGTTCCGGAAACAGAAACACAGGGCCGCATCCACACCTCCGCAGCCACCGTCGCAGTGCTGGCCGAGGTGGAAGACGTCGACATCGAGATCAAAAACGAAGATTTGAAAATCGACACCTACCGCGCCAGCGGCGCCGGTGGACAGCACGTGAACACCACCGACTCCGCCATTCGAATCACCCACATTCCAACCGGAACCGTCGTACAGTGTCAGGACGAACGCTCGCAGCACAAAAACAAAGCTGCCGCTATGCGCGTGCTTCGCGCCAAAATTTATGAGCAGCAGCAGGCTGCCATTGAAGCGGAACAGGCAGAAACCCGCCGTTCACAGGTCGGGTCCGGTGACCGCTCCGAAAAAATCCGCACCTACAATTATCCTCAGAACCGACTCACCGACCATCGCATCAATTTGACGCTCTATAAGCTCGACCGTGTTATGGACGGAGATCTTGATGAAATTTTCACAGCTCTGTACGAACATGACGTAGAGCTGAAGATCAAGGCTCAAACAAAATCCATTTAA
- the rpmE gene encoding 50S ribosomal protein L31, producing the protein MKKDIHPEYKDAEISCACGHVVKTRSTVEKMHVNLCSACHPFFTGQAKFVDTEGRVDRFNKRYGRK; encoded by the coding sequence ATGAAAAAAGATATCCATCCTGAATACAAAGACGCTGAGATTTCGTGTGCCTGTGGACACGTGGTGAAAACCCGTTCAACGGTCGAGAAAATGCACGTGAACCTTTGCTCCGCATGTCATCCGTTCTTTACCGGACAGGCTAAATTTGTTGACACTGAAGGTCGTGTTGACCGCTTCAACAAACGCTACGGAAGAAAGTAG